A region from the Ignavibacteria bacterium genome encodes:
- a CDS encoding Ppx/GppA family phosphatase: MQTNSHLAAIDVGTNSFHLIVVRVNENGSFEIVDREKEVIRLGLGSSPDKKHIQPDAQERAIATLKRFKTIASSYDAVIRAVATSAVRESLNRNEFIQRVYDETGIEIQVISGIEEARLIYLGILQAVPVFNSKVLCIDIGGGSTEMIIGQQGRMLFAKSLKLGAVRLSQMFFPDFEVSKSAVEKCTNWVSGEIYSTVKEIKKIGFETAVGASGTIMAAALMIQAKKSGSMPENMLLNNYQFHQNDLQKVTDAALKKASVKERKKIKGLDEKRADIIPAGLIILNTIVKALGLKEMTVSGYALREGTILDFMHKMRPLERKAGIEDIRMQSIQKLAEMCNYDKAHSQHVCTLALQIYDQMEQVHLLSPENREYLEAAATLHDVGYHISHSQHHKHSYYIIRNAEILGFSENEIEIIAQTARYHRKSYPKPSHSDYSKMAEKDKTVIRKLASILRVADSLDRTHASLIERIKVNVDPKTIHLTLFHNSEYPEIELWNLERRKTLMEEVFSREVTVSTEKDGLKEAANN, from the coding sequence ATGCAGACCAACAGCCATCTTGCAGCAATTGACGTCGGCACTAACTCTTTCCACCTGATAGTGGTAAGAGTAAATGAGAACGGAAGCTTTGAAATAGTTGACCGCGAGAAGGAGGTTATCCGCCTGGGGCTTGGAAGCAGTCCCGATAAGAAACACATCCAGCCCGATGCCCAGGAAAGGGCCATTGCAACACTCAAGCGCTTTAAGACAATTGCCTCGTCATATGACGCCGTAATACGCGCCGTAGCAACGAGCGCCGTGCGCGAAAGCTTAAACCGCAATGAGTTCATTCAGAGGGTTTATGACGAAACAGGAATTGAGATCCAGGTTATAAGCGGAATTGAAGAGGCCCGTCTGATCTACCTCGGCATACTGCAGGCTGTTCCCGTATTCAACAGCAAGGTCCTCTGCATTGATATTGGGGGCGGAAGTACTGAAATGATAATAGGCCAGCAGGGAAGGATGCTTTTTGCAAAGAGCCTGAAGCTCGGTGCCGTGCGCTTAAGCCAGATGTTTTTTCCCGATTTTGAGGTCTCAAAGTCAGCCGTTGAAAAATGCACAAACTGGGTCTCAGGAGAAATCTACTCTACAGTAAAGGAGATAAAAAAGATCGGCTTTGAGACTGCCGTCGGGGCCTCAGGCACGATCATGGCTGCGGCACTAATGATACAGGCTAAAAAAAGCGGCTCAATGCCTGAAAATATGCTCCTTAATAACTATCAATTCCATCAGAATGACCTGCAGAAAGTTACAGACGCCGCGCTTAAGAAGGCAAGCGTAAAGGAAAGGAAAAAGATCAAAGGTCTGGATGAAAAAAGAGCCGACATAATTCCGGCAGGACTCATAATCTTAAACACTATCGTAAAAGCCCTGGGCCTCAAGGAAATGACTGTCTCAGGCTATGCATTAAGGGAAGGGACCATACTGGACTTTATGCACAAGATGAGGCCACTTGAGCGGAAAGCGGGAATTGAGGACATAAGGATGCAGAGCATCCAGAAGCTCGCCGAAATGTGCAACTACGACAAGGCTCATTCACAGCACGTATGCACCCTTGCGCTTCAGATCTACGACCAGATGGAGCAGGTCCATCTTTTAAGCCCGGAGAACAGGGAGTACCTTGAGGCTGCAGCCACTCTGCACGACGTGGGATACCATATTTCCCACTCACAGCACCATAAGCACAGCTATTATATCATCCGGAACGCAGAAATTCTGGGCTTCAGTGAAAATGAAATTGAGATCATTGCGCAGACAGCCCGCTATCACAGAAAAAGCTACCCCAAACCGAGCCATAGTGATTATAGCAAGATGGCTGAAAAAGACAAGACGGTTATAAGAAAACTGGCTTCCATATTGAGGGTTGCAGATTCACTCGACCGCACTCACGCGTCCTTAATTGAAAGGATTAAAGTGAATGTGGATCCCAAAACTATCCACCTGACCCTATTTCACAACAGCGAATACCCTGAAATTGAGCTCTGGAACCTGGAAAGGAGAAAAACACTCATGGAAGAGGTTTTCAGCCGTGAAGTTACAGTTTCCACGGAAAAAGACGGACTTAAAGAAGCCGCAAACAACTGA
- a CDS encoding glycosyltransferase family 9 protein — translation MFKRLLYSLIKNAFALKENKSSDIGKPENILVVRQHNQLGDLLACVPFFRALKETYPRSRVTVIVSPQNAAAITKNKYIDEYFVFDKRKIYSPAYFSKLRNILRKPYDLAVVPVTVSISFTSNIMARLANARVRIGVKELNGMKNEYDFFFDRRVTMDWNRHPDQNVSEFCLEIVRPFGISTNDYTSEITYDSSDSKAAGDFIHSNGLKGKDILIGLHVGAGKPPNRWPLMKYAELIERLNSTYRAGFFLTGSSADMEEISYLTKYIAVKPSLFLNRSIPEVAALVSEADLFVTNDTGIMHVAGTTKTPQVSIFGPTNPYNWAPSGSNKVFIRKSDIIDDISVDEVYALCEKALSEKKQLSELKR, via the coding sequence GTGTTTAAGAGATTATTATACAGCTTAATAAAAAACGCGTTTGCCCTGAAGGAAAACAAGTCCTCTGATATAGGCAAACCGGAAAACATACTCGTCGTAAGGCAGCATAACCAGCTTGGCGACCTGCTGGCATGCGTGCCATTTTTCAGGGCCTTAAAGGAAACTTATCCCCGGTCACGCGTTACAGTAATTGTTAGTCCCCAGAACGCTGCGGCAATTACTAAAAATAAGTATATTGACGAGTACTTTGTCTTTGACAAGAGAAAAATCTACTCACCTGCGTACTTTTCAAAGTTAAGGAATATTCTAAGAAAGCCATACGACCTTGCCGTTGTGCCTGTTACGGTATCCATATCTTTTACAAGCAACATTATGGCCCGCCTTGCAAACGCCCGGGTGAGGATAGGGGTTAAAGAGCTTAACGGAATGAAAAATGAGTACGATTTCTTTTTTGACAGGCGGGTTACAATGGATTGGAACAGGCATCCCGATCAGAACGTGTCGGAATTCTGCCTGGAGATAGTCCGTCCTTTCGGCATCAGTACAAACGACTACACCTCTGAAATTACTTATGATTCATCAGACAGTAAAGCTGCAGGTGATTTCATCCATTCCAACGGCCTTAAGGGGAAGGATATTTTAATAGGCCTTCACGTCGGAGCCGGCAAGCCCCCGAACCGCTGGCCCCTTATGAAGTACGCCGAACTGATTGAAAGGCTGAACAGTACTTACAGGGCAGGATTTTTCTTAACGGGCAGCTCTGCCGATATGGAAGAAATTTCTTATCTTACAAAGTATATTGCAGTCAAGCCTTCTTTATTCCTGAACCGCAGTATTCCTGAGGTTGCTGCGCTCGTTAGTGAGGCCGACCTGTTTGTTACAAACGATACGGGCATCATGCACGTGGCGGGAACCACGAAAACACCGCAGGTTTCCATTTTCGGCCCTACTAACCCTTATAACTGGGCGCCCAGCGGCAGCAATAAGGTTTTTATAAGAAAGTCTGATATAATTGACGACATTTCGGTTGATGAAGTATACGCTTTGTGTGAAAAGGCCCTTTCGGAAAAAAAACAGCTCTCTGAACTCAAACGCTGA
- a CDS encoding deoxynucleoside kinase → MLLNTDIKFIAIEGVIGAGKTSLAHKLSEKIRANLVLEQFEQNPFLEKFYSDRKRYSFQTQMFFLINRFKQLQQLNQENLFSQFLVSDYIFDKDRIFAYLNLEGDELKLYETLFPLLHRDLRKPDLVVFLQSSLDRLMLNIKKRNRRIERNLTRSYIEELSEAYNNFFFKYNSTPLLIVNTTEIDFVHNEKDFDELYAQIFRKDRGINEYFKPESKG, encoded by the coding sequence ATTTTGCTTAATACTGATATAAAGTTTATCGCTATTGAAGGAGTTATTGGAGCCGGTAAGACCTCTTTGGCCCACAAACTGTCTGAAAAAATAAGGGCCAATCTTGTTCTCGAACAGTTTGAACAGAACCCTTTCCTGGAGAAATTCTACTCGGACAGGAAACGGTATTCGTTTCAGACACAGATGTTTTTCCTTATTAACAGATTCAAGCAGCTTCAGCAGCTTAACCAGGAGAACCTCTTCAGCCAGTTCCTGGTCTCAGATTATATCTTTGATAAAGACAGGATATTTGCTTATTTAAATCTGGAGGGGGATGAGCTGAAGCTTTATGAGACACTTTTTCCCCTTCTGCACAGGGACTTAAGAAAACCTGATCTGGTGGTTTTCCTTCAGTCGAGCCTTGACAGGCTGATGCTTAACATTAAGAAAAGGAACAGAAGAATAGAACGTAACCTTACGCGCAGCTACATTGAAGAGCTGAGCGAGGCTTACAATAACTTCTTCTTTAAATATAACAGTACCCCTCTGCTCATTGTGAATACTACGGAAATTGATTTTGTGCATAATGAAAAGGACTTTGATGAACTCTATGCTCAGATATTCAGGAAAGACAGGGGAATAAATGAATACTTTAAACCCGAATCAAAAGGTTAG
- the folK gene encoding 2-amino-4-hydroxy-6-hydroxymethyldihydropteridine diphosphokinase, with protein MTENIFLGLGSNKGNRIDFLKEAVSRIRADRQTRVEKVSSVYETEPYGLKEQNPFLNAVIQISSERSLMELHPWIKNLEKEIGRVEGPKWGPREIDIDLLFYNDTVFSSERLTVPHKEVLLRDFVLVPLVEIAPEFEHPVLKKKVSQINTSELEKLILKKLSTEL; from the coding sequence ATGACTGAAAATATATTTCTGGGACTTGGATCCAATAAAGGCAACAGGATAGACTTTCTTAAGGAGGCTGTAAGCAGGATACGTGCCGACAGGCAGACCCGTGTGGAAAAGGTCTCCTCGGTCTATGAAACAGAGCCATACGGCCTGAAGGAGCAGAACCCATTCCTTAACGCCGTAATACAGATCAGTTCAGAACGCTCTTTAATGGAGCTGCATCCGTGGATAAAAAATCTTGAAAAGGAAATCGGGCGCGTTGAAGGTCCTAAATGGGGCCCGAGGGAAATTGACATAGACCTTCTTTTCTACAACGATACCGTTTTCTCCAGCGAAAGGCTTACTGTTCCTCACAAGGAAGTCCTCTTAAGGGATTTTGTACTCGTGCCGCTGGTGGAAATAGCCCCGGAGTTTGAGCATCCGGTCTTAAAGAAAAAAGTTTCTCAAATAAACACCAGCGAGCTGGAAAAGCTGATACTTAAGAAATTGTCAACTGAGCTATAA
- the folB gene encoding dihydroneopterin aldolase translates to MINVIRIKKATFYGYHGFFSEEQNLGGKFEADVDIYTNFLDASGHDSLKETVDYDKVYKYICKLALEKKYKLIETLAMHIADGLLRDFTKIEKVAVRVRKINVPVGGYVDYVEAEVVKGREEI, encoded by the coding sequence ATGATTAACGTTATAAGAATTAAAAAAGCTACTTTTTACGGCTATCACGGATTTTTCTCAGAGGAACAGAACCTGGGTGGAAAGTTCGAGGCCGATGTGGATATCTACACAAACTTCCTGGATGCCTCGGGGCACGACAGCCTGAAGGAAACCGTAGATTACGACAAGGTGTATAAGTACATCTGCAAACTGGCTCTTGAAAAAAAGTATAAACTCATTGAAACCCTGGCCATGCATATTGCCGACGGGCTCCTGAGGGATTTTACGAAAATAGAGAAAGTTGCCGTAAGGGTAAGAAAAATTAACGTCCCTGTAGGCGGCTACGTGGACTATGTTGAAGCTGAGGTTGTAAAGGGCAGAGAGGAAATTTAA
- a CDS encoding EamA family transporter: MNAEKIKIILGYAMVCLVWGSTWMAIRIGLDSVSPILSAGFRFSLASVALYLYMKYKGVKIQTDRRSIVLYIILGVFSFVIPFGLSYWGQNYIPSWLAAILFAVMPFFVLIFSRMAIPQDKIHSDKIAAMVMGFLGIIIIFSKNLSWDSGFSFWGMIAILLGAVLQAAIAVMVKKYGEHLHPLSMNFIPILICGVSLTIAGLIFEDVSAIKLDSKALISIAYLAIFGTILTFTTYYWLLKRINIILLSLTSFVTPIVAMILGAVFMGEILTSRDLIGSSLVLIAILFANFKGLKNYFVVQRAGVND, from the coding sequence ATGAACGCTGAAAAAATTAAAATTATTCTAGGCTATGCAATGGTCTGCCTTGTCTGGGGCTCCACGTGGATGGCTATCAGGATAGGCCTTGATTCCGTTTCCCCGATTTTATCTGCAGGATTCAGGTTTTCACTAGCCTCTGTGGCCCTCTACCTTTATATGAAGTACAAGGGGGTTAAAATACAGACCGACAGGCGCTCCATTGTGCTTTACATAATTCTTGGTGTATTCTCATTTGTAATTCCTTTCGGACTTTCCTATTGGGGACAGAACTATATACCAAGCTGGCTTGCCGCAATTTTGTTTGCTGTGATGCCCTTTTTTGTCCTTATTTTTTCGCGCATGGCAATCCCGCAGGATAAGATACACAGCGACAAGATAGCTGCCATGGTAATGGGGTTTTTAGGCATTATTATCATTTTTTCAAAGAATCTCTCATGGGATTCAGGCTTCAGTTTCTGGGGGATGATTGCCATTTTACTCGGGGCCGTCCTGCAGGCTGCAATTGCCGTAATGGTCAAAAAATATGGCGAGCACCTGCATCCCTTGTCAATGAATTTTATACCGATCCTCATCTGCGGGGTTTCACTTACAATAGCAGGGCTCATTTTTGAAGACGTTTCAGCCATAAAGCTCGATTCGAAAGCGCTGATTTCAATTGCATATCTGGCCATTTTCGGCACAATTCTCACTTTTACAACGTATTACTGGCTGCTGAAGAGAATAAACATTATTTTGCTATCGCTTACTTCTTTCGTTACCCCTATTGTTGCCATGATACTGGGTGCGGTCTTTATGGGTGAAATACTTACCTCAAGGGATTTAATCGGAAGTTCATTAGTGCTTATAGCAATTTTATTTGCTAATTTTAAGGGCCTTAAAAATTACTTCGTAGTGCAAAGAGCAGGTGTAAATGATTAA
- the pgeF gene encoding peptidoglycan editing factor PgeF, with the protein MVILQSLIFRKYPEIVFGFSTKINSDSPAPYFFNLSLSVGDDPKRVKQNRREFFHALNLSEKSVALQKQTHSDICTYTEKAGLCGESDAMITDKKNLGLGVSVADCTPVFLYDPVNKVISAVHSGWRGTQKRILANTIEKMAKDYNSRAEDLIAYIGPSISQNNYEVGGEFTGFFDEKYLKPSGDKYLLDVKGANLDILLDAGVQRSNIQVSTLCTFQMENLLHSYRRDGLHSGRLLGIIAMKDTNER; encoded by the coding sequence ATGGTTATATTGCAAAGCTTGATTTTCAGGAAATACCCTGAAATTGTTTTCGGTTTTAGTACTAAAATAAATTCTGATTCCCCGGCACCTTACTTTTTTAACCTCTCGCTTTCAGTGGGAGACGACCCCAAAAGGGTAAAACAGAACAGGCGCGAGTTCTTTCACGCGCTAAACCTCTCTGAAAAATCGGTCGCCCTGCAGAAACAGACACATAGCGACATATGCACCTATACGGAAAAAGCAGGCCTCTGCGGCGAAAGCGACGCCATGATTACAGACAAGAAAAACCTGGGGCTCGGCGTATCGGTTGCCGACTGCACACCGGTATTTCTCTATGACCCGGTAAATAAAGTTATCTCAGCCGTTCATTCGGGCTGGAGGGGAACGCAGAAAAGAATTCTTGCCAATACAATTGAGAAGATGGCAAAGGACTATAATTCCCGCGCTGAGGACCTCATTGCCTATATCGGGCCTTCAATAAGCCAGAATAATTACGAGGTGGGAGGGGAATTTACAGGCTTTTTTGACGAAAAGTACCTTAAACCCTCAGGTGACAAGTACCTGCTGGACGTTAAAGGGGCAAATCTCGACATCCTTCTTGATGCCGGGGTACAAAGATCAAATATTCAGGTTTCCACACTCTGTACTTTCCAGATGGAAAACCTGCTTCATTCCTACAGGCGCGACGGGCTGCATTCGGGAAGGCTCTTAGGCATAATTGCAATGAAGGACACAAATGAACGCTGA
- a CDS encoding aminotransferase class I/II-fold pyridoxal phosphate-dependent enzyme, whose translation MDTHLIYGKNITTKWDYSHHVVSPISSSTTFRLDSVERGAQGFISFANTPSMREDETPIYIYDRLGEPNKDILEENLAYVEKGETAVTYASGMGAISGILGVLTKSGDEIIAHKTLYGCTISLLDNWYPRYNIKVTYTDLTDPQNLENLINSATKVIYFESPANPNLVIIDIEKIAEIVKEVNKDRSEANQIKVVVDNTFSTPYCQRPLDFGADFVVHSLTKGIGGFGTDMGGVVIGKKTYRDMLLLYRKDFGGVLNTKSAWAILTYGLPSLAVRQRQQIRSAQRIAEYLSRHPKVEFVNYPGLPEFRFYELAKKQMVDFNGNFAPGSLIYFVLKGATAEESRENGRRYMNYVADHAYTMTLAVSLGHTRTLIEHPASMTHSVVPSDKLFEKGIDPGGIRLAIGLENTDDLLTDLEECLKVV comes from the coding sequence CCGCCTGGATTCTGTGGAAAGGGGAGCCCAGGGCTTTATAAGCTTTGCCAATACCCCGAGCATGCGGGAAGATGAAACACCCATATATATATACGACAGGCTTGGTGAGCCGAATAAGGATATACTGGAAGAAAACCTGGCCTACGTGGAAAAAGGGGAAACGGCCGTAACGTATGCCTCCGGCATGGGCGCAATCTCGGGCATACTGGGTGTGCTAACTAAATCAGGAGATGAAATTATAGCTCATAAAACACTCTACGGCTGCACAATTTCTCTGTTGGATAACTGGTATCCAAGGTATAACATAAAAGTAACTTATACAGATCTTACAGATCCCCAGAATCTGGAGAACCTGATAAATAGCGCTACAAAGGTAATATACTTTGAAAGCCCTGCCAACCCGAACCTCGTTATCATCGACATTGAAAAAATCGCTGAGATAGTAAAAGAGGTAAATAAGGACCGCTCTGAGGCTAACCAGATAAAGGTTGTAGTTGACAATACCTTCTCAACTCCTTACTGCCAGCGCCCGCTGGATTTTGGGGCCGACTTTGTTGTACACTCCCTTACAAAAGGAATTGGCGGCTTCGGAACCGATATGGGAGGCGTTGTAATAGGGAAAAAGACTTACCGCGATATGCTATTACTTTACCGCAAGGATTTTGGCGGGGTATTGAACACCAAGAGCGCATGGGCCATTCTGACCTACGGGCTTCCTTCACTTGCCGTAAGGCAGCGCCAGCAGATAAGGTCCGCACAGAGAATAGCTGAGTATTTAAGCCGCCATCCGAAGGTTGAATTTGTAAATTACCCCGGGCTTCCGGAATTCAGGTTCTATGAACTTGCAAAGAAACAGATGGTTGACTTTAACGGTAATTTTGCTCCCGGGAGCCTCATCTATTTTGTCCTTAAAGGTGCAACTGCCGAAGAAAGCCGCGAAAACGGAAGGCGCTACATGAACTATGTTGCCGACCATGCATACACAATGACTCTGGCCGTAAGCCTGGGGCACACGAGAACCTTAATTGAGCACCCGGCTTCAATGACGCACTCGGTTGTTCCCTCCGACAAGCTTTTTGAAAAGGGGATAGACCCCGGAGGAATAAGGCTTGCCATAGGCCTTGAAAACACAGACGATCTCCTTACTGACCTGGAAGAGTGCCTGAAGGTAGTTTAA